The following proteins come from a genomic window of Gynuella sunshinyii YC6258:
- a CDS encoding toxin VasX, with product MTSGTTIPTPKPTPIALNQKNTLVIDTIVRPIYPVRYAYANFFEEELLDPARPPALSTLMGQTDLRATQGYVARLLRPGWIYIKEETGGSNFHIFRYKHLIKPDGTIQEQFHKYLFSNLTNARGGLTPEKSGGQIRSYPFAFVRKDVSEISIVYCEEPLSDQVIDDLNGHAQKRKAFMQRVKLQSNDEVTVEATVENLKALVEDYREQQNRLLRIHEQDDNPDIEELDKLGLDILTTQSSYEMDANQIAQELQRKTQYGEVARIVGLYDPVGIQKDIAEILTKLTLWEKYYSSSNLYPYTIGSIVQQLKESDNSKIKDLVEDNIDLQEHERYWNNLENKHKLFEERKSQFAQVYQTFMNDPVLTGHIGSLDTYFKHAFCEPQSSHQANEELQKFCSLVDGIFNGVLASEQGRGVIRTLHHDFENDQNSWWAIFKIAFIKLTTTPQTGVNWAVTTSKALDVSLGKLGTWWGEAYSWAEYETKLAQRNSHKSIALVDTWIVEKFIPKMFDVFGLTVSTDKKVILTSEELGKVLAKAIAKSIQNQGKQTLSSIKNAEAKQKIGQKLFDWGQRTMKESVPKHWELSKVEVRRASTGRYQFAVAQSTTELIGVLIDSSFAGLSAFFNVKTMHDLSHQGTYSRSNPLKSGSSFHDLTQFTSALASLTTDAITISGTVANIAVKSVPNKALPYLAQKLAPKLVSLSERLGLLLAPKLISGLVAVANLAAAVDAFWNATISFRQGNYGEMTGHIMIGTASAVLFGLSAYSMAVGGAAAVETLGIGLVIGTVVALLLLIAGAITVFIFGKSDFELLLENCFWGSGQKYLFWVDEEDRPNIIRRIQTASKMPTDQKVQTSYQLELQEFMNYFYQPQMEMSDDAGIRTGKGEPRTYHYTFKLPGFVSGVSDINYQIYTYEMEISGTASYWGGGIQWKWMSNPELTEALQQAIRTAVFREQENSTNIELEFTATKRVQIQWSYQPQPGIVTPRRYLTENGLVSIPIIGMIDEDAR from the coding sequence ATGACCAGTGGAACTACCATACCTACACCCAAGCCCACTCCCATCGCCCTGAACCAGAAAAACACCCTGGTCATCGATACAATTGTTCGGCCGATCTACCCCGTTCGTTATGCCTACGCCAATTTTTTTGAAGAAGAACTGCTCGATCCGGCCCGCCCACCAGCATTATCGACACTGATGGGTCAAACAGACCTTCGTGCCACTCAAGGCTACGTCGCCCGGTTACTACGTCCAGGCTGGATTTATATCAAAGAAGAGACAGGCGGTAGCAACTTCCACATTTTCCGCTACAAACACCTCATCAAGCCGGATGGAACCATACAGGAACAGTTTCACAAGTATCTGTTCAGCAACCTAACCAATGCTCGTGGGGGTCTGACGCCGGAAAAATCCGGTGGCCAAATTCGTAGCTATCCATTCGCGTTTGTTCGCAAAGACGTATCCGAAATCAGCATCGTTTACTGCGAAGAACCCCTAAGCGATCAGGTGATAGACGACCTTAATGGTCATGCTCAAAAGCGCAAAGCGTTTATGCAGCGGGTTAAGTTGCAAAGTAACGACGAGGTAACCGTCGAAGCCACAGTTGAAAATCTAAAGGCCTTGGTGGAAGACTATCGCGAACAACAGAACCGGCTATTGAGAATTCATGAACAAGACGACAATCCGGATATTGAAGAACTTGATAAACTTGGCCTGGATATCCTGACGACACAGTCCAGTTATGAAATGGACGCCAACCAGATTGCGCAAGAGTTACAACGCAAAACCCAATATGGTGAAGTGGCACGAATTGTCGGGTTATATGACCCAGTGGGGATACAGAAGGATATTGCTGAAATTCTAACCAAACTGACATTGTGGGAAAAATATTATTCATCCAGTAACCTATATCCATATACCATTGGCTCGATCGTTCAGCAACTGAAAGAAAGTGATAACTCAAAAATAAAAGACCTCGTTGAAGACAACATTGATCTGCAGGAGCACGAGCGATACTGGAACAATCTGGAGAACAAGCACAAGTTATTTGAAGAGCGCAAGAGCCAATTTGCACAGGTATATCAGACTTTTATGAATGACCCTGTTTTGACCGGACATATAGGATCCCTTGATACCTATTTTAAGCATGCGTTTTGCGAACCACAGAGCAGCCATCAGGCTAATGAGGAACTGCAAAAGTTCTGCTCTCTGGTTGATGGTATATTTAATGGAGTACTGGCCAGTGAGCAAGGCAGAGGTGTCATAAGAACGCTGCACCATGATTTTGAAAATGATCAGAACTCTTGGTGGGCTATCTTTAAAATTGCATTTATTAAACTAACCACAACACCACAAACGGGTGTTAATTGGGCTGTGACAACAAGCAAAGCATTGGATGTATCTCTAGGGAAATTGGGTACTTGGTGGGGTGAAGCGTATTCGTGGGCGGAATATGAGACTAAGTTAGCGCAACGAAACTCTCATAAAAGCATAGCATTAGTCGATACATGGATTGTTGAAAAATTCATACCTAAAATGTTTGATGTATTTGGACTGACGGTTTCTACTGATAAGAAAGTCATTCTGACCAGTGAAGAACTGGGTAAAGTACTGGCCAAAGCGATAGCAAAAAGCATTCAGAATCAAGGCAAGCAAACACTCTCAAGCATTAAGAATGCAGAGGCAAAACAAAAAATTGGTCAGAAGCTGTTTGACTGGGGACAACGTACCATGAAAGAGAGTGTCCCCAAGCACTGGGAACTTTCGAAAGTGGAAGTAAGACGCGCCAGTACCGGACGCTATCAATTTGCTGTAGCACAAAGTACGACAGAATTGATTGGTGTATTGATTGATAGCAGTTTTGCTGGCTTATCTGCTTTTTTTAACGTTAAAACAATGCATGATTTATCGCATCAAGGTACCTACTCCCGCAGCAACCCACTCAAAAGCGGCAGTAGTTTTCACGATCTAACCCAATTCACTAGTGCTCTGGCTTCTTTAACAACGGATGCCATTACGATTTCGGGGACGGTGGCTAATATTGCAGTTAAGTCTGTTCCCAATAAAGCGCTTCCTTATCTGGCACAAAAGTTGGCACCTAAATTAGTGTCGCTTTCTGAACGTTTGGGACTATTGTTAGCACCCAAATTGATTTCAGGTCTCGTGGCAGTCGCTAACTTGGCTGCTGCTGTCGATGCTTTTTGGAACGCGACTATCAGTTTTAGACAAGGGAATTATGGCGAAATGACCGGTCATATTATGATCGGCACAGCATCCGCCGTATTGTTCGGGCTCTCCGCCTATTCGATGGCTGTCGGAGGAGCTGCAGCAGTGGAAACATTGGGTATCGGGTTAGTCATTGGTACCGTGGTCGCACTATTACTGTTAATTGCAGGAGCTATTACTGTCTTTATCTTTGGAAAAAGCGATTTTGAGCTTCTTCTGGAAAATTGCTTCTGGGGCAGTGGACAAAAATATTTGTTTTGGGTTGATGAGGAAGATCGTCCAAATATAATTCGGAGAATACAAACTGCCTCAAAAATGCCTACTGATCAGAAAGTTCAAACGAGTTATCAACTAGAACTCCAGGAATTTATGAATTACTTCTATCAACCACAAATGGAAATGAGTGATGATGCCGGCATCCGGACTGGCAAAGGAGAACCGCGTACCTATCACTACACCTTTAAACTCCCTGGTTTCGTATCAGGGGTCTCTGACATCAATTATCAGATCTATACCTATGAAATGGAGATTAGTGGAACTGCTTCCTACTGGGGAGGTGGCATTCAATGGAAATGGATGAGTAATCCAGAATTAACAGAAGCACTTCAGCAAGCCATACGAACCGCCGTATTCAGAGAGCAAGAGAACTCGACAAATATTGAACTGGAATTCACCGCAACCAAGCGAGTTCAGATACAGTGGTCCTATCAACCCCAGCCAGGCATTGTGACACCCAGACGGTATTTGACAGAAAACGGCCTGGTTAGCATCCCGATTATCGGTATGATCGATGAGGATGCCAGATAA
- a CDS encoding LysM peptidoglycan-binding domain-containing protein, giving the protein MKVHMVRQGECLTTIAAEFGLTPEEIWNLPDNQDLSNKRRHSGCLAPGDQLVIPNQASQGKDIAINDLTVLVIADNQYLLQLTLLDNTLNPIKNLEVRCTWPNCKRYISGITNGQGIVRLTLPNLCDKGILAWEYQQRQWIRGFDVGTLLPEELTTGMDQRLTNLTGSLGHYSDQFITAWADEAGQSPDQLEQQLTGQA; this is encoded by the coding sequence ATGAAAGTACATATGGTCCGGCAAGGCGAGTGTCTGACAACAATTGCGGCCGAATTTGGCCTGACTCCTGAAGAAATATGGAATCTGCCCGACAATCAGGATCTGAGCAACAAACGACGCCACAGTGGCTGCCTGGCTCCTGGAGACCAGTTAGTCATTCCCAATCAGGCCAGTCAGGGGAAAGATATTGCCATTAACGACCTTACCGTACTGGTCATCGCTGATAACCAGTATCTGTTGCAGCTGACTCTGTTGGACAACACTCTAAACCCGATCAAAAATCTGGAAGTACGTTGCACCTGGCCAAATTGTAAACGTTATATCAGCGGTATCACCAACGGCCAGGGCATCGTTCGGCTGACCTTGCCCAACTTGTGCGACAAAGGCATTTTGGCCTGGGAGTACCAACAGCGCCAATGGATACGCGGATTTGATGTCGGCACCCTGTTACCGGAAGAACTGACAACCGGTATGGACCAGAGATTGACGAATCTGACCGGCAGCCTTGGTCACTACAGCGATCAGTTCATAACCGCATGGGCCGATGAAGCCGGGCAGAGCCCTGATCAACTTGAACAACAACTCACCGGACAAGCATGA
- a CDS encoding contractile injection system protein, VgrG/Pvc8 family, translating into MTFTEITLTLASGTQLPVQYMEGWEDLNQPTRLEINCPITDLYEDTDALLGQAVTVSMQAGDHQRVWQLVIDRIQYHSEGAGEYWQFYLCSKLLWGTRLQRTRLFMDLNREQVLRQLLRECGYQDFEVELALDPVPAPKGPYLQAQEDNLQCFHRLLAEVGGIYWLEHHPERNHETLVIRNNPGISPYLEQVQWAQVVSGLAPDAQLNRITKAMRRVTGRRRRYGHAVKGDTRSLSRDDANVQGFEPPLSRSEAEQRALFQQQADEQFDWQLELHSFQPLLAVGYTLVLDASQLPVAESGEFRLHKVRHHARTAGSGYGLRYHNEAWVIRRTTPVRLTLAEQADKPLLFPARIESHHDYAELSADGRYYLRPAFDQSGKPIAQASPLLERVSIYASPETDDAPSAGWHFPLLDQVPCWSAA; encoded by the coding sequence ATGACATTCACCGAAATCACCCTCACCCTCGCCAGTGGCACCCAATTACCGGTGCAATACATGGAAGGCTGGGAAGATCTGAACCAGCCGACCCGGCTAGAAATTAACTGTCCGATCACCGATCTGTATGAGGATACCGATGCATTGCTCGGCCAGGCCGTCACAGTCTCCATGCAGGCCGGCGATCACCAGCGCGTCTGGCAGCTGGTCATCGACCGTATTCAATACCACAGCGAAGGTGCCGGCGAGTACTGGCAATTCTACCTCTGCTCCAAATTGCTCTGGGGTACCCGTCTGCAACGCACCCGCTTATTTATGGACCTCAACCGCGAACAGGTATTACGGCAACTGTTGCGCGAATGCGGTTATCAGGACTTCGAAGTGGAACTGGCCCTCGACCCGGTACCTGCACCCAAAGGGCCATACCTGCAAGCCCAGGAAGATAACCTGCAATGCTTCCACCGCCTGCTCGCCGAAGTCGGCGGCATTTACTGGCTCGAACACCATCCCGAGCGCAACCATGAAACTCTGGTCATCCGTAACAACCCTGGCATCAGCCCTTATCTCGAACAGGTCCAGTGGGCGCAGGTGGTGTCCGGACTGGCACCCGATGCCCAGCTCAACCGCATCACCAAAGCCATGCGCCGGGTGACCGGACGCCGTCGTCGTTATGGCCATGCGGTCAAAGGCGACACTCGCTCACTGAGCCGGGATGACGCCAACGTACAGGGTTTCGAACCGCCCCTGTCACGTTCCGAAGCCGAACAACGGGCCTTGTTCCAACAACAGGCCGACGAACAGTTCGACTGGCAACTGGAACTGCACAGCTTTCAACCCCTGCTCGCCGTTGGCTATACCCTGGTACTCGATGCCTCGCAACTGCCCGTCGCCGAAAGTGGGGAATTCCGTCTTCATAAGGTCCGTCACCATGCCCGTACCGCTGGTAGCGGTTATGGCCTGCGCTATCACAACGAAGCCTGGGTCATTCGCCGGACCACACCGGTCCGCCTGACCCTGGCGGAACAGGCCGACAAACCGTTGCTGTTTCCGGCCCGGATCGAGAGTCACCATGACTACGCCGAACTCAGTGCCGACGGTCGTTACTACCTGCGTCCGGCTTTTGATCAGAGCGGCAAACCCATCGCCCAGGCCAGCCCGCTGCTGGAGCGTGTCAGTATTTACGCCAGCCCGGAGACCGATGACGCACCTTCGGCCGGCTGGCATTTTCCTTTACTGGATCAAGTACCGTGCTGGTCAGCTGCCTGA